In a single window of the Xylanimonas protaetiae genome:
- a CDS encoding DUF6457 domain-containing protein, with translation MNDPETLLSGWVAALERELDLPAGTVDIQSVLDLTREVAHHVARPAGPVAAYAAGYARALADVAARAAAAVSEAPVPEAAPLTAGASDAVERAAALARAWEPDAAGTP, from the coding sequence GTGAACGACCCGGAGACGCTGCTGTCCGGCTGGGTGGCCGCCCTCGAGCGCGAGCTCGACCTGCCCGCAGGCACCGTCGACATCCAGTCCGTGCTCGACCTGACCCGCGAGGTCGCGCACCACGTCGCCCGCCCCGCCGGACCGGTCGCCGCGTACGCCGCGGGGTACGCCCGCGCGCTGGCGGACGTGGCCGCGCGCGCCGCCGCGGCCGTGTCCGAGGCGCCCGTGCCCGAGGCCGCACCCCTGACCGCGGGCGCGTCGGACGCCGTCGAGCGGGCCGCGGCGCTCGCCCGGGCGTGGGAGCCCGACGCCGCGGGGACGCCATGA
- the moaA gene encoding GTP 3',8-cyclase MoaA: MTAVALGMPVLPSAVRAGDVSLPDDRPRVPGLVDRFGRTATDLRVSLTDRCNLRCTYCMPAEGLPTLPRDAVMTREEIARLVGVATRDLGVRQVRFTGGEPLLRADLVDVVADVAALPARPEISLTTNAVGLDHRARALKDAGLDRVNISLDTLDPDTFARLARRPFLERTLAGIEAAAAVFDVVKVNAVLVRGLNLDHAADLLTWCLDRGFELRFIEQMPLDADHAWDRAAMVTAAEVREQLGGRFALAPDEEPRDGAPAERFVVRPRAGGDPLGRVGIIASVTEPFCDDCRRTRLTAEGGVRSCLFAHTETDLLGPLRAGADDEALATLWRTAMWGKAAGHGMTAAGFVQPARTMSAIGG; encoded by the coding sequence ATGACGGCCGTCGCCCTCGGCATGCCCGTGCTGCCGTCCGCGGTGCGCGCGGGGGACGTCTCCCTGCCGGACGACCGGCCGCGGGTGCCGGGGCTGGTCGACCGGTTCGGCCGCACGGCCACGGACCTGCGCGTCTCGCTGACGGACCGCTGCAACCTGCGCTGCACCTACTGCATGCCCGCGGAGGGCCTGCCGACGCTCCCCCGGGACGCCGTGATGACGCGCGAGGAGATCGCCCGCCTGGTCGGCGTCGCCACGCGCGACCTCGGCGTCCGGCAGGTGCGGTTCACGGGCGGCGAGCCGCTGCTCCGGGCCGACCTGGTCGACGTCGTCGCGGACGTCGCCGCGCTCCCGGCCCGCCCCGAGATCTCCCTGACCACCAACGCCGTGGGGCTGGACCACCGCGCGCGGGCGCTCAAGGACGCGGGCCTGGACCGGGTCAACATCTCGCTCGACACGCTCGACCCCGACACCTTCGCCCGGCTCGCGCGGCGACCGTTCCTGGAGCGGACGCTCGCGGGGATCGAGGCGGCCGCCGCGGTGTTCGACGTCGTCAAGGTCAACGCCGTGCTCGTCCGCGGTCTCAACCTGGACCATGCGGCCGACCTGCTCACGTGGTGCCTGGACCGCGGCTTCGAGCTGCGGTTCATCGAGCAGATGCCGCTCGACGCCGACCACGCCTGGGACCGGGCGGCGATGGTGACGGCCGCGGAGGTGCGCGAGCAGCTCGGCGGGCGGTTCGCGCTCGCCCCCGACGAGGAACCGCGCGACGGCGCGCCCGCCGAACGGTTCGTGGTGCGCCCGCGCGCGGGCGGCGACCCGCTGGGCCGCGTCGGCATCATCGCCTCGGTCACCGAGCCGTTCTGCGACGACTGCCGCCGCACACGGCTCACGGCCGAGGGCGGGGTGCGCAGCTGCCTGTTCGCGCACACCGAGACCGACCTGCTCGGGCCGCTGCGCGCCGGCGCGGACGACGAGGCCTTGGCGACCCTGTGGCGGACGGCCATGTGGGGCAAGGCCGCGGGGCACGGCATGACGGCGGCGGGGTTCGTGCAGCCGGCCCGCACGATGAGCGCGATCGGAGGCTGA
- a CDS encoding DUF7507 domain-containing protein: MRLRRSIAAIAVVAAGIGVGLGTASPSTAGVINEPSPGTPQQLLKETFTGSTFTNSAFTLLGHAGLTNAPDPTPTEDPSTLDPCKPMPSASFAPKLGCDLKDDDGKALSPPLLQADARRDAPKPSEADEGFLQLTDSNHDKVGGVLYNSPLPTRGGLDITFEMYQFNSTTRGQYARGHRDAPAADGIGFFITDGTEDKQLTEPGAYGGSLGYAQKYDQWNGTWTPGVSNGYLGIGFDVLGNYIQDDTECRGSTGMKWRCTFAPGASRSPAGTEWGQNVPNTITLRGPGNGFNGYEYLTSTVVLDGDGVARTSSLGSSLLRGPSVLDEPWRTLPERLASSKRLVRIIVSPEANPLVRVFIAFDGAESTLAASTPLLSHRMTQAMPEYFKFGFTGSTGDFTDVHLIRMLEVTTLVNPPSPALTIEKSVDGKVDGYQKDEQIAYKFDVVNTGDTVLTGITIEDDLIDHGTLSPSAGVTLAPGETAQFTGHHKLTAAEIDDAQTAPQKCEFVNTAHATARFGAQEVTSVSSAASVTVAGCSEPASPPPNPGDAAGTVPLPAVGGPPSTSGGGAIAVIVALTAYLFAARRRRGTRKP, translated from the coding sequence ATGCGACTGCGTAGATCTATCGCGGCAATCGCGGTCGTGGCGGCGGGGATCGGCGTGGGGCTGGGGACGGCGTCGCCTTCGACGGCGGGTGTGATCAACGAGCCGTCACCAGGTACGCCACAGCAACTGCTGAAGGAAACCTTCACGGGCTCGACGTTTACCAACAGTGCGTTCACTCTGCTCGGCCACGCCGGCCTCACTAACGCGCCGGACCCAACGCCGACAGAAGACCCATCGACCTTGGATCCCTGCAAACCGATGCCCAGCGCGAGTTTCGCACCGAAACTCGGGTGCGACCTGAAGGACGACGACGGGAAGGCGCTCTCTCCGCCACTTCTCCAAGCCGACGCACGTAGAGACGCCCCAAAGCCGAGTGAAGCAGACGAAGGGTTCCTTCAGCTCACGGACAGCAACCACGACAAGGTCGGCGGGGTGCTTTACAACTCTCCCCTTCCCACCAGGGGAGGCCTCGATATCACCTTCGAGATGTACCAATTCAACTCGACGACGCGGGGCCAGTACGCCAGAGGGCACAGGGACGCTCCCGCAGCCGACGGCATCGGGTTCTTCATCACCGACGGCACGGAAGACAAGCAGTTGACGGAGCCTGGCGCCTATGGCGGCTCCCTCGGCTACGCGCAGAAGTACGACCAGTGGAACGGCACGTGGACGCCCGGAGTCTCCAACGGATATCTCGGCATCGGCTTTGACGTGCTTGGGAACTACATCCAGGACGATACCGAGTGCCGCGGGTCCACCGGCATGAAATGGCGGTGCACTTTCGCGCCCGGCGCGAGCCGCTCACCAGCCGGGACGGAATGGGGGCAGAACGTCCCCAACACCATCACTTTGCGAGGCCCCGGCAACGGGTTCAACGGATACGAGTATCTGACGTCGACCGTTGTACTGGACGGCGACGGCGTCGCTCGGACCAGCTCGCTCGGCAGCAGTCTCCTGAGGGGACCCAGCGTACTGGACGAGCCCTGGCGCACCCTCCCCGAGCGCCTCGCGTCATCAAAGCGCCTGGTGCGAATCATAGTCTCACCGGAGGCCAATCCATTGGTGCGCGTGTTCATAGCCTTCGACGGCGCCGAGAGCACTCTCGCGGCGAGCACACCGCTGCTGTCACACCGGATGACTCAGGCCATGCCGGAGTACTTCAAGTTCGGATTCACCGGATCGACGGGCGACTTCACGGACGTCCACCTGATCCGCATGCTTGAGGTCACCACACTCGTGAATCCTCCGTCGCCTGCCCTTACCATCGAGAAGAGCGTCGACGGTAAGGTCGACGGTTACCAGAAAGACGAACAGATCGCCTACAAGTTCGATGTGGTCAACACCGGGGACACCGTATTGACGGGAATCACCATCGAGGACGACCTGATCGACCACGGCACGCTCAGCCCATCAGCGGGGGTCACCCTCGCTCCCGGTGAGACGGCCCAGTTCACTGGGCACCACAAGCTCACCGCGGCGGAGATCGATGACGCCCAGACGGCACCGCAGAAGTGCGAGTTCGTAAACACCGCGCACGCCACCGCTCGGTTCGGAGCGCAAGAGGTCACCTCGGTGAGTTCCGCAGCGAGCGTCACAGTCGCGGGTTGCTCGGAGCCTGCGTCGCCGCCGCCTAACCCTGGCGACGCCGCTGGCACAGTCCCTCTGCCGGCCGTTGGTGGGCCCCCCAGTACGTCTGGTGGCGGGGCCATTGCGGTCATCGTCGCCCTTACCGCCTATCTCTTTGCCGCCCGTCGTCGCCGCGGAACGCGCAAACCGTAA
- a CDS encoding SpaH/EbpB family LPXTG-anchored major pilin: MVKNTRGRIAVPLAAALALLTTPLIASGAAAADPPAPPATIDSTHARSLTITKLAATEVPGAPADGSVLDHQGFPIKGVAFTIELVPGIDLTQSAGWEAAAEMDVDAARDAIDAADDASRLKRSGTTDEKGELRFVGSAPFEDLPLGVYLVTETGNSSSSSSVTLDGNLMKFLVTLPLPDLDNGGWVYDVNVYPKNTANFMVKEVRDSDPYFEDRLVHYDVRIEVPKSATKVELSDTFDPLLSVDWSTLETGAGWGHLSHPSWSAESSPKPNDTRPQEATFGTAKLTDRTLTVVFSEDEIADRFSDQTGETMVFRFSVNARAIGTGMIENDASYIVTSPAGTYTGDSSPVYTKWGKLVVTKTSESGSLLPGAVFEVYKDSDVEDGALKNGATPLATERTDDSGIATFLLRYSDWADGGGTEGNPGKGDVTYWAVEKTPPAGYKVGPDNKPRQFRITNRDNAVVTMEYVNSQREGFELPSIGGNRAILPILATLVVAGGVVWLVRSRRVND; the protein is encoded by the coding sequence GTGGTCAAGAACACCAGGGGCCGCATAGCGGTTCCCCTCGCTGCAGCGCTTGCGTTGCTCACGACACCGCTCATCGCATCAGGCGCCGCCGCGGCAGATCCGCCAGCCCCGCCCGCGACCATCGACTCAACCCACGCGCGCAGCCTCACCATCACAAAGCTGGCCGCGACCGAAGTCCCTGGGGCGCCCGCGGACGGCTCCGTTCTGGATCACCAGGGGTTCCCCATCAAGGGGGTTGCGTTCACAATCGAACTCGTACCTGGCATCGATCTGACACAGAGTGCTGGGTGGGAGGCTGCAGCAGAGATGGATGTCGATGCAGCCCGAGACGCCATTGATGCGGCTGATGACGCCAGTCGCCTCAAGAGATCTGGGACGACCGACGAGAAGGGGGAACTGAGGTTCGTTGGCAGTGCGCCATTCGAGGATCTCCCCCTTGGCGTGTACCTAGTCACTGAGACGGGCAACAGCTCGTCCTCTTCGAGTGTCACGCTCGACGGCAACCTCATGAAGTTCCTGGTGACACTCCCGCTACCGGACCTAGACAATGGCGGATGGGTCTACGACGTGAACGTCTATCCGAAGAACACGGCAAACTTCATGGTTAAGGAGGTCAGGGACTCAGATCCGTATTTTGAAGATCGTCTTGTCCACTACGACGTGCGCATCGAGGTCCCCAAGAGTGCGACAAAAGTCGAGCTCAGCGACACGTTTGATCCTCTGCTCTCGGTTGACTGGTCGACTCTGGAGACCGGTGCAGGGTGGGGTCATTTGTCACATCCTAGTTGGAGCGCCGAGTCGTCACCGAAGCCGAACGACACGCGGCCGCAGGAAGCTACTTTTGGCACCGCTAAGCTTACCGACAGGACACTCACCGTTGTCTTCTCGGAAGACGAGATCGCCGACCGCTTCAGCGATCAGACCGGCGAGACGATGGTTTTTCGGTTCTCAGTGAACGCTCGGGCCATCGGAACCGGCATGATTGAGAACGATGCTTCGTACATCGTTACCTCACCTGCCGGAACCTACACTGGCGACTCGTCTCCGGTGTACACGAAGTGGGGCAAACTTGTAGTCACGAAGACGAGCGAGAGCGGATCTCTTCTCCCGGGTGCCGTCTTTGAGGTTTACAAGGATAGCGATGTCGAAGACGGCGCACTGAAGAATGGTGCCACGCCATTGGCAACGGAGCGTACCGATGACTCTGGCATCGCTACGTTTCTCCTGCGGTACTCGGACTGGGCCGACGGCGGAGGAACGGAGGGAAATCCCGGAAAGGGAGACGTAACCTATTGGGCTGTCGAGAAGACGCCGCCTGCAGGCTACAAGGTCGGCCCGGATAACAAGCCGCGCCAGTTCCGCATCACCAACCGTGACAACGCCGTCGTCACTATGGAGTATGTGAACTCGCAGCGAGAGGGCTTCGAACTTCCTTCCATCGGTGGCAACCGCGCCATCCTCCCGATCCTCGCGACTCTCGTCGTCGCTGGCGGCGTCGTCTGGCTCGTTCGGTCCCGTCGCGTGAACGACTGA
- a CDS encoding SpaH/EbpB family LPXTG-anchored major pilin, whose amino-acid sequence MKRPATWLVALAAAFALSLAAPVAASAASIDPSRPCSLTVRKYLVGDDDATLGTPDAGAVFALGRVPGVDLTTTEGWLAAEALAGQDPATVTTEPVRQGVTDADGEVAFRNLALGLYKVTEVAPDGADVVAPFLVTLPMTDPVARDKWLYDVVASPKVTPSPADDAPVYDLALRTWVSEVWRDGARVFERQSPTTDTGPEFVVPHVTFDDPTVDIRVGDLVVHDIHLFNQGNRTARVDELVNHSAAGLDYAGGLLMNTVPGHDNDGWELAADGLWHMSMEEAGIVLAPGEDFEVHLTLQVLPEALGSGVDVADHYSFVEISKFSGWVPTSAEPAQNRTASAGAVTASNVAFGVDVQPRVTARPLAATTYDGVPGTWQQVADVDSTPARTNLAVERDRLVYHSWEDNEIDESNTSMSSDDERNDYDNDEDDHDGTIIQVVRDLGQATTPPVVRLPRTGAEIGAAAAAAVVLVVAGACIVGAVRRRRDREVPPSRA is encoded by the coding sequence ATGAAGCGCCCCGCAACCTGGCTCGTCGCGCTCGCCGCGGCCTTCGCGCTCTCGCTCGCGGCACCCGTCGCCGCCTCGGCCGCGTCGATCGACCCGTCGAGGCCGTGCAGCCTCACGGTCCGCAAGTACCTGGTCGGCGACGATGACGCGACCCTCGGGACGCCCGACGCCGGAGCCGTCTTCGCCCTGGGGCGCGTGCCCGGGGTCGACCTCACCACGACCGAGGGCTGGCTCGCCGCGGAGGCTCTCGCCGGCCAGGACCCCGCCACCGTCACCACCGAGCCGGTGAGGCAGGGCGTCACCGACGCGGACGGCGAGGTCGCCTTCCGGAACCTCGCCCTGGGCCTGTACAAGGTCACGGAGGTCGCGCCCGACGGCGCCGACGTCGTCGCACCGTTCCTCGTCACGCTCCCCATGACCGACCCCGTGGCTCGCGACAAGTGGCTGTACGACGTCGTCGCGTCCCCCAAGGTGACGCCGTCGCCGGCCGACGACGCACCGGTCTACGACCTCGCCCTGCGGACCTGGGTCTCGGAGGTCTGGCGCGACGGCGCGCGCGTGTTCGAGCGGCAGTCGCCGACCACGGACACCGGGCCGGAGTTCGTGGTCCCGCACGTCACGTTCGACGACCCGACGGTCGACATCCGCGTCGGCGACCTCGTGGTCCACGACATCCACCTGTTCAACCAGGGCAACCGGACCGCGCGCGTCGACGAGCTCGTCAACCACTCCGCCGCGGGCCTGGACTACGCGGGCGGCCTGCTCATGAACACCGTGCCCGGCCACGACAACGATGGCTGGGAGCTCGCGGCGGACGGCCTGTGGCACATGTCGATGGAGGAGGCCGGCATCGTCCTCGCACCGGGCGAGGACTTCGAGGTCCACCTGACGCTGCAGGTGCTGCCGGAGGCGCTCGGCTCGGGCGTCGACGTGGCGGACCACTACAGCTTCGTCGAGATCTCGAAGTTCAGCGGGTGGGTCCCGACCTCGGCCGAGCCCGCGCAGAACCGCACCGCCTCGGCCGGCGCCGTCACGGCCTCGAACGTTGCCTTCGGCGTCGACGTGCAGCCCCGGGTGACCGCGCGACCCCTCGCGGCGACGACGTACGACGGCGTGCCCGGCACCTGGCAGCAGGTCGCGGACGTCGACTCCACCCCCGCGCGGACGAACCTCGCCGTCGAGCGAGACCGGCTCGTCTACCACTCGTGGGAGGACAACGAGATCGACGAGTCCAACACCTCGATGAGCTCGGACGACGAGCGCAACGACTACGACAACGACGAGGACGACCACGACGGCACCATCATCCAGGTCGTCCGCGACCTGGGGCAGGCCACGACCCCGCCCGTCGTGCGGCTGCCGCGCACGGGTGCCGAGATCGGCGCCGCGGCCGCTGCCGCGGTGGTCCTCGTCGTCGCCGGCGCGTGCATCGTCGGGGCCGTCCGCCGTCGTCGTGACCGAGAGGTCCCGCCCTCCCGCGCCTGA
- a CDS encoding molybdopterin molybdotransferase MoeA → MSSTPSVRTIDEHVATLLARIAAVRGAAVRGAAVRGAAGRGTGNHVHSSGAFVDGGPSAPAWLPLDDAALAEPGIALADDVVAVAPVPGFDHAAVDGYAVRLAGLPDDQAVTLTVAGAVRAGDPGPAVLGPGEAVRIMTGAPLPPGADAVVPVEATSTGRFAPGRDGTEATVTLTRPHKANVRRRGEDVAVGVVLARRGDAVTPALIAAAAASRVGGLRVARRPAAGGPGAARPGAGSSPASCRPGTTESGAAHPLASDTHAPDGPPAVPTRGTGTPRPYIAVVSTGSELRPWGGSVGPGGVVDSNSLMVGAIVRAAGGEPVRRGGVPDDAAALRAVLDKLAGDVDLIVTTGGVSAGAWDVVREVLTAPGGPAADVDLTGVAMRPGRPQGLATWRGVPWVALPGTPVAAFAATYLFVRPALAALRGETGPCSALLAVAPDAVGWGTAHGRGCGSPGMFTRVVPVRTTVDGVVPASGAATGGHALSALLGADGLALVPADGAGPGDLLEVVPL, encoded by the coding sequence GTGAGCAGCACGCCCTCCGTCCGCACGATCGACGAGCACGTCGCGACGCTGCTCGCGCGCATCGCGGCCGTGCGGGGCGCGGCCGTGCGGGGCGCGGCCGTGCGGGGCGCGGCTGGGCGCGGCACCGGCAACCACGTCCACAGCAGCGGCGCCTTCGTGGACGGCGGACCGTCCGCTCCGGCATGGCTGCCGCTCGACGACGCGGCCCTCGCCGAGCCCGGGATCGCGCTCGCCGACGACGTCGTCGCCGTCGCGCCCGTGCCCGGCTTCGACCACGCAGCGGTCGACGGGTACGCGGTGCGGCTCGCCGGCCTGCCCGACGACCAAGCGGTGACGCTGACCGTCGCCGGTGCCGTCCGCGCGGGCGATCCCGGACCTGCCGTCCTCGGACCCGGCGAGGCCGTCCGGATCATGACGGGCGCGCCCCTGCCGCCCGGGGCCGACGCCGTCGTGCCCGTCGAGGCGACCTCGACAGGGCGGTTCGCCCCCGGCCGCGACGGCACCGAGGCCACCGTGACCCTGACCCGGCCGCACAAGGCCAACGTCCGGCGGCGCGGGGAGGACGTCGCCGTCGGCGTGGTGCTCGCGCGGCGTGGCGACGCCGTGACCCCCGCGCTGATCGCCGCGGCGGCGGCCTCCCGCGTGGGCGGGCTGCGGGTGGCCCGCCGGCCCGCCGCCGGCGGACCCGGCGCCGCCCGGCCGGGCGCCGGGTCCTCACCCGCGTCCTGCCGTCCCGGCACCACCGAGTCGGGCGCCGCACACCCGCTCGCCTCGGACACGCACGCCCCGGACGGGCCGCCCGCCGTCCCGACTCGCGGCACGGGCACCCCGCGCCCCTACATCGCCGTCGTCTCGACGGGCTCCGAGCTGCGGCCCTGGGGCGGGAGCGTCGGCCCGGGCGGCGTCGTGGACTCGAACTCGCTCATGGTCGGCGCGATCGTCCGGGCGGCAGGCGGCGAGCCCGTCCGTCGCGGCGGCGTGCCCGACGACGCCGCGGCGCTGCGCGCGGTCCTCGACAAGCTCGCTGGGGACGTCGACCTGATCGTCACGACGGGTGGGGTGTCCGCGGGAGCGTGGGACGTCGTCCGCGAGGTGCTCACCGCACCGGGCGGTCCGGCGGCCGACGTCGACCTGACGGGCGTCGCCATGCGCCCGGGGCGGCCGCAGGGGCTCGCGACGTGGCGCGGCGTCCCGTGGGTCGCCCTGCCCGGCACGCCCGTGGCGGCGTTCGCGGCGACGTACCTGTTCGTGCGGCCCGCGCTCGCCGCGCTCCGGGGCGAGACGGGTCCCTGCTCGGCGCTGCTGGCCGTGGCGCCGGATGCGGTGGGCTGGGGGACGGCGCACGGCCGCGGCTGCGGCAGTCCCGGGATGTTCACCCGGGTCGTCCCGGTGCGGACGACGGTGGACGGCGTCGTCCCGGCGTCCGGTGCCGCGACGGGCGGGCACGCGCTGTCCGCGCTGCTCGGCGCCGACGGCCTCGCCCTCGTCCCGGCCGACGGTGCCGGCCCCGGCGACCTGCTGGAGGTGGTGCCGCTGTGA
- the mobA gene encoding molybdenum cofactor guanylyltransferase, with amino-acid sequence MTAFDAIVLAGGRAARLGGTPKPGLLLGGTRLLDLALAAVAEATAVAVVGPADLADAVGRAVLTREDPPFGGPVAGIDAGLRALARPGSPGVVVLLAVDVPGAGRAVPRLLAAVTDDVDGACLERGGHAQWLVAAVRRDRLVAAVETLRAQAGSVHDQPVRRLVAALRLAAVPDTDGASDDVDTWDDLARMNQARRDAAARKGMP; translated from the coding sequence GTGACGGCCTTCGACGCGATCGTGCTCGCGGGGGGCCGGGCCGCCCGCCTCGGCGGCACTCCGAAGCCGGGCCTGCTGCTCGGCGGGACGCGCCTGCTGGACCTGGCCCTGGCCGCTGTCGCCGAGGCCACGGCGGTCGCCGTCGTGGGGCCGGCGGACCTCGCCGACGCCGTCGGGCGGGCGGTGCTCACGCGCGAGGACCCGCCCTTCGGTGGACCGGTGGCCGGGATCGACGCGGGCCTGCGGGCGCTCGCACGGCCCGGGTCGCCGGGCGTCGTCGTGCTCCTCGCCGTCGACGTCCCCGGCGCGGGCCGCGCGGTGCCGCGGCTGCTGGCGGCGGTCACCGACGACGTCGACGGCGCCTGCCTCGAGCGCGGCGGGCACGCGCAGTGGCTCGTCGCGGCCGTGCGCCGCGACCGGCTGGTGGCCGCGGTGGAGACGCTGCGCGCGCAGGCGGGTAGCGTGCACGACCAACCGGTCCGTCGTCTGGTCGCCGCGCTGCGGCTGGCCGCGGTGCCGGACACCGACGGCGCGAGCGACGACGTCGACACGTGGGACGACCTCGCACGAATGAACCAGGCGCGGCGCGACGCCGCGGCACGGAAGGGGATGCCGTGA